A DNA window from Rhineura floridana isolate rRhiFlo1 chromosome 11, rRhiFlo1.hap2, whole genome shotgun sequence contains the following coding sequences:
- the LOC133366003 gene encoding zinc finger protein 208-like isoform X3: MEREEERQLSDSGERQELMVINAGSDTPSEEEEEMVEEGEEQETRPCPKSCDCPQVAPGQKDAEASVRADPRPFHCSECGKGFAQSSNLVKHQRIHTGERPFRCPECGRGFSWSSSLAEHLKAHGGRRPHACGECGKRFARGSTLAEHQRVHTGEKPFRCQQCGARFSQSSTLAHHLRTHSGERPHTCPDCGKRFGRKSTLVTHRRTHTGEKPYLCRECGRCFGVSSDLAKHMRNHRTNGSSWRNTTVEVHRPTPVPFADQGTQQNEEASPKSSEVAGQQNNCIEGDWEKSYMCSECGDGFSQSSELMMHQRIHLSEVANCCHQCGEVFPDQSELDAHVASHGMEKKPYKCSDCYACFSKSSALKIHQRVHLGEVSHICPQCGENFPSSSGLEQHQSMHNREENPFKCLECGACFAETAALASHQRIHLDVESYSCPKCEKTFPDGDELALHRVSHTGKGGEEEKPYKCPICSACFPNSSVLTTHKMNHGVEERSHSCHQCCETFPSNSQLVIHQLSHPAEAALDKPYSCTVCSKTFALFATLAAHERTHMSDDDAYRCPTCGERFPDSGKLGRHQRRHLGEERPFRCPACGKGFVLLSGLRQHQRDPPARCPQCGETFVWRCRLTEHRRNCHPAERPYKCPECGKGFAQSSKLLRHQVTHTGEKPFKCPDCGKIFSQSSNLAEHRRTHAPGKAHSCAICGKAFALGSYLAKHQATHTGARPFRCTECGKGFRQSSNLIQHQRTHTGERPYVCASCGKSFTQNSHLVKHRRVHTAERPYRCPVCGKSFRQRGNLAEHQHQHAGTRPYVCSACGKSFRWSSAFSKHQRTHLAP, translated from the exons ATGGAGCGAGAGGAGGAGAGGCAGCTGTCAGACTCGGGAGAGAGGCAAGAGCTGATGGTGATCAATGCAG GCTCTGACACACCaagtgaggaagaggaggaaatggTGGAGGAAGGTGAGGAGCAAGAGACCAGGCCTTGCCCCAAAAGCTGTGATTGCCCTCAAGTGGCACCGGGGCAGAAGGACGCTGAAGCATCTGTCAGAGCAGACCCTCGACCGTTCCACTGCTCAGAGTGTGGCAAGGGATTTGCCCAGAGCTCAAACCTGGTGAAACATCAGCGGATCCACACAGGGGAACGCCCATTCCGCTGCCCTGAATGCGGCCGTGGCTTCAGCTGGAGCTCCTCGCTGGCGGAGCACCTCAAGGCACATGGTGGGCGCCGTCCCCACGCATGCGGAGAATGTGGAAAACGCTTCGCCCGTGGCTCTACGCTGGCAGAGCATCAGCGGGTGCACACGGGGGAGAAGCCCTTCCGGTGCCAACAGTGTGGGGCCCGTTTCTCACAGAGTTCCACCCTGGCGCACCACTTGCGTACGCATTCGGGCGAGCGCCCCCACACTTGCCCCGATTGCGGGAAGCGATTCGGGCGCAAGTCTACCCTCGTCACTCACCGGCGGACTCACACTGGTGAGAAGCCCTACCTCTGCAGGGAGTGCGGCCGCTGTTTCGGCGTCAGCTCTGATCTTGCCAAGCACATGCGCAACCATCGCACTAATGGCAGTAGCTGGAGAAATACCACAGTAGAGGTGCATCGCCCAACTCCAGTGCCATTTGCAGATCAGGGCACCCAGCAAAATGAAGAAGCTTCTCCGAAGAGTTCAGAAGTGGCCGGGCAGCAAAATAATTGCATAGAGGGGGACTGGGAGAAATCGTATATGTGCTCTGAGTGTGGGGATGGCTTCAGCCAGAGTTCAGAGTTGATGATGCATCAGAGGATCCATCTGAGTGAGGTTGCTAACTGCTGCCATCAGTGTGGAGAAGTTTTCCCTGACCAGTCAGAACTAGATGCTCATGTGGCAAGTCATGGTATGGAGAAGAAGCCCTACAAATGCTCTGACTGTTATGCATGCTTCTCCAAAAGCTCTGCCCTCAAGATACATCAGAGAGTACACCTTGGAGAAGTGTCCCACATTTGCCCCCAATGTGGAGAGAACTTCCCCAGCAGTTCTGGCTTGGAGCAGCACCAGAGTATGCACAACAGGGAGGAGAATCCCTttaagtgtctggagtgtgggGCCTGCTTTGCTGAGACTGCTGCTCTTGCTTCACACCAGAGAATCCACCTGGATGTGGAATCCTATTCCTGCCCCAAGTGTGAGAAAACATTTCCTGATGGTGACGAGCTGGCACTTCACCGAGTGAGTCACACTGGCAAAGGAGGCGAGGAAGAGAAGCCTTATAAATGCCCTATCTGCAGTGCTTGCTTCCCTAACAGCAGTGTTCTCACGACACATAAGATGAACCACGGGGTAGAAGAAAGATCCCACAGCTGTCACCAATGCTGTGAAACATTCCCTAGTAACTCACAGCTTGTGATTCACCAGCTGAGCCACCCAGCAGAGGCCGCCTTGGACAAGCCGTATTCGTGCACAGTATGCAGCAAGACATTTGCGCTCTTTGCCACATTGGCAGCACACGAGCGTACCCACATGTCTGACGATGATGCCTACCGTTGCCCGACATGCGGCGAACGTTTTCCAGATAGCGGCAAGCTTGGGAGGCACCAGCGACGCCACTTGGGGGAGGAGAGGCCTTTTCGGTGTCCGGCTTGTGGCAAGGGCTTTGTGCTGCTTTCCGGGCTGCGGCAGCACCAACGCGACCCTCCGGCCCGGTGTCCTCAGTGTGGCGAGACCTTTGTGTGGCGCTGCCGACTTACCGAACACCGACGCAACTGCCACCCAGCTGAGCGCCCCTATAAATGCCCTGAGTGCGGCAAGGGCTTTGCACAGAGTTCGAAGCTCCTGCGGCACCAGGTGACACATACTGGCGAGAAGCCATTTAAGTGTCCTGACTGTGGCAAAATCTTTAGCCAAAGCTCCAATCTGGCTGAACACCGGCGCACGCATGCCCCTGGCAAGGCCCACTCTTGTGCCATCTGTGGCAAGGCTTTTGCCCTGGGTTCCTATTTAGCCAAGCATCAGGCCACCCACACAGGTGCCCGTCCTTTCCGGTGCACCGAATGTGGCAAGGGTTTCCGGCAAAGCTCCAACCTCATCCAGCACCAGCGTACGCACACAGGCGAGAGACCCTATGTTTGTGCCTCCTGTGGCAAATCCTTCACCCAAAACTCACACCTGGTCAAGCACCGGCGGGTTCACACAGCCGAAAGGCCGTACCGCTGCCCTGTCTGTGGCAAGAGTTTTCGGCAGCGTGGCAATCTTGCTGAACACCAGCACCAGCATGCTGGCACTCGCCCTTATGTCTGTAGTGCTTGCGGGAAGTCATTCCGGTGGAGTTCAGCTTTCTCTAAACACCAGCGTACTCACCTTGCCCCCTGA
- the LOC133366003 gene encoding zinc finger protein 208-like isoform X1, whose protein sequence is METVEAVSCPGFPVEAESNGPFPLEEDPSTPRFSVVKSHFSWMEREEERQLSDSGERQELMVINAGSDTPSEEEEEMVEEGEEQETRPCPKSCDCPQVAPGQKDAEASVRADPRPFHCSECGKGFAQSSNLVKHQRIHTGERPFRCPECGRGFSWSSSLAEHLKAHGGRRPHACGECGKRFARGSTLAEHQRVHTGEKPFRCQQCGARFSQSSTLAHHLRTHSGERPHTCPDCGKRFGRKSTLVTHRRTHTGEKPYLCRECGRCFGVSSDLAKHMRNHRTNGSSWRNTTVEVHRPTPVPFADQGTQQNEEASPKSSEVAGQQNNCIEGDWEKSYMCSECGDGFSQSSELMMHQRIHLSEVANCCHQCGEVFPDQSELDAHVASHGMEKKPYKCSDCYACFSKSSALKIHQRVHLGEVSHICPQCGENFPSSSGLEQHQSMHNREENPFKCLECGACFAETAALASHQRIHLDVESYSCPKCEKTFPDGDELALHRVSHTGKGGEEEKPYKCPICSACFPNSSVLTTHKMNHGVEERSHSCHQCCETFPSNSQLVIHQLSHPAEAALDKPYSCTVCSKTFALFATLAAHERTHMSDDDAYRCPTCGERFPDSGKLGRHQRRHLGEERPFRCPACGKGFVLLSGLRQHQRDPPARCPQCGETFVWRCRLTEHRRNCHPAERPYKCPECGKGFAQSSKLLRHQVTHTGEKPFKCPDCGKIFSQSSNLAEHRRTHAPGKAHSCAICGKAFALGSYLAKHQATHTGARPFRCTECGKGFRQSSNLIQHQRTHTGERPYVCASCGKSFTQNSHLVKHRRVHTAERPYRCPVCGKSFRQRGNLAEHQHQHAGTRPYVCSACGKSFRWSSAFSKHQRTHLAP, encoded by the exons GTGGAAGCAGTATCCTGCCCAGGCTTCCCGGTGGAAGCTGAAAGCAATGGCCCCTTTCCTCTGGAGGAGGATCCCAGCACCCCAAG GTTCTCAGTTGTCAAATCACATTTCTCCTGGATGGAGCGAGAGGAGGAGAGGCAGCTGTCAGACTCGGGAGAGAGGCAAGAGCTGATGGTGATCAATGCAG GCTCTGACACACCaagtgaggaagaggaggaaatggTGGAGGAAGGTGAGGAGCAAGAGACCAGGCCTTGCCCCAAAAGCTGTGATTGCCCTCAAGTGGCACCGGGGCAGAAGGACGCTGAAGCATCTGTCAGAGCAGACCCTCGACCGTTCCACTGCTCAGAGTGTGGCAAGGGATTTGCCCAGAGCTCAAACCTGGTGAAACATCAGCGGATCCACACAGGGGAACGCCCATTCCGCTGCCCTGAATGCGGCCGTGGCTTCAGCTGGAGCTCCTCGCTGGCGGAGCACCTCAAGGCACATGGTGGGCGCCGTCCCCACGCATGCGGAGAATGTGGAAAACGCTTCGCCCGTGGCTCTACGCTGGCAGAGCATCAGCGGGTGCACACGGGGGAGAAGCCCTTCCGGTGCCAACAGTGTGGGGCCCGTTTCTCACAGAGTTCCACCCTGGCGCACCACTTGCGTACGCATTCGGGCGAGCGCCCCCACACTTGCCCCGATTGCGGGAAGCGATTCGGGCGCAAGTCTACCCTCGTCACTCACCGGCGGACTCACACTGGTGAGAAGCCCTACCTCTGCAGGGAGTGCGGCCGCTGTTTCGGCGTCAGCTCTGATCTTGCCAAGCACATGCGCAACCATCGCACTAATGGCAGTAGCTGGAGAAATACCACAGTAGAGGTGCATCGCCCAACTCCAGTGCCATTTGCAGATCAGGGCACCCAGCAAAATGAAGAAGCTTCTCCGAAGAGTTCAGAAGTGGCCGGGCAGCAAAATAATTGCATAGAGGGGGACTGGGAGAAATCGTATATGTGCTCTGAGTGTGGGGATGGCTTCAGCCAGAGTTCAGAGTTGATGATGCATCAGAGGATCCATCTGAGTGAGGTTGCTAACTGCTGCCATCAGTGTGGAGAAGTTTTCCCTGACCAGTCAGAACTAGATGCTCATGTGGCAAGTCATGGTATGGAGAAGAAGCCCTACAAATGCTCTGACTGTTATGCATGCTTCTCCAAAAGCTCTGCCCTCAAGATACATCAGAGAGTACACCTTGGAGAAGTGTCCCACATTTGCCCCCAATGTGGAGAGAACTTCCCCAGCAGTTCTGGCTTGGAGCAGCACCAGAGTATGCACAACAGGGAGGAGAATCCCTttaagtgtctggagtgtgggGCCTGCTTTGCTGAGACTGCTGCTCTTGCTTCACACCAGAGAATCCACCTGGATGTGGAATCCTATTCCTGCCCCAAGTGTGAGAAAACATTTCCTGATGGTGACGAGCTGGCACTTCACCGAGTGAGTCACACTGGCAAAGGAGGCGAGGAAGAGAAGCCTTATAAATGCCCTATCTGCAGTGCTTGCTTCCCTAACAGCAGTGTTCTCACGACACATAAGATGAACCACGGGGTAGAAGAAAGATCCCACAGCTGTCACCAATGCTGTGAAACATTCCCTAGTAACTCACAGCTTGTGATTCACCAGCTGAGCCACCCAGCAGAGGCCGCCTTGGACAAGCCGTATTCGTGCACAGTATGCAGCAAGACATTTGCGCTCTTTGCCACATTGGCAGCACACGAGCGTACCCACATGTCTGACGATGATGCCTACCGTTGCCCGACATGCGGCGAACGTTTTCCAGATAGCGGCAAGCTTGGGAGGCACCAGCGACGCCACTTGGGGGAGGAGAGGCCTTTTCGGTGTCCGGCTTGTGGCAAGGGCTTTGTGCTGCTTTCCGGGCTGCGGCAGCACCAACGCGACCCTCCGGCCCGGTGTCCTCAGTGTGGCGAGACCTTTGTGTGGCGCTGCCGACTTACCGAACACCGACGCAACTGCCACCCAGCTGAGCGCCCCTATAAATGCCCTGAGTGCGGCAAGGGCTTTGCACAGAGTTCGAAGCTCCTGCGGCACCAGGTGACACATACTGGCGAGAAGCCATTTAAGTGTCCTGACTGTGGCAAAATCTTTAGCCAAAGCTCCAATCTGGCTGAACACCGGCGCACGCATGCCCCTGGCAAGGCCCACTCTTGTGCCATCTGTGGCAAGGCTTTTGCCCTGGGTTCCTATTTAGCCAAGCATCAGGCCACCCACACAGGTGCCCGTCCTTTCCGGTGCACCGAATGTGGCAAGGGTTTCCGGCAAAGCTCCAACCTCATCCAGCACCAGCGTACGCACACAGGCGAGAGACCCTATGTTTGTGCCTCCTGTGGCAAATCCTTCACCCAAAACTCACACCTGGTCAAGCACCGGCGGGTTCACACAGCCGAAAGGCCGTACCGCTGCCCTGTCTGTGGCAAGAGTTTTCGGCAGCGTGGCAATCTTGCTGAACACCAGCACCAGCATGCTGGCACTCGCCCTTATGTCTGTAGTGCTTGCGGGAAGTCATTCCGGTGGAGTTCAGCTTTCTCTAAACACCAGCGTACTCACCTTGCCCCCTGA
- the LOC133366003 gene encoding zinc finger protein 208-like isoform X2, translated as MFSVVKSHFSWMEREEERQLSDSGERQELMVINAGSDTPSEEEEEMVEEGEEQETRPCPKSCDCPQVAPGQKDAEASVRADPRPFHCSECGKGFAQSSNLVKHQRIHTGERPFRCPECGRGFSWSSSLAEHLKAHGGRRPHACGECGKRFARGSTLAEHQRVHTGEKPFRCQQCGARFSQSSTLAHHLRTHSGERPHTCPDCGKRFGRKSTLVTHRRTHTGEKPYLCRECGRCFGVSSDLAKHMRNHRTNGSSWRNTTVEVHRPTPVPFADQGTQQNEEASPKSSEVAGQQNNCIEGDWEKSYMCSECGDGFSQSSELMMHQRIHLSEVANCCHQCGEVFPDQSELDAHVASHGMEKKPYKCSDCYACFSKSSALKIHQRVHLGEVSHICPQCGENFPSSSGLEQHQSMHNREENPFKCLECGACFAETAALASHQRIHLDVESYSCPKCEKTFPDGDELALHRVSHTGKGGEEEKPYKCPICSACFPNSSVLTTHKMNHGVEERSHSCHQCCETFPSNSQLVIHQLSHPAEAALDKPYSCTVCSKTFALFATLAAHERTHMSDDDAYRCPTCGERFPDSGKLGRHQRRHLGEERPFRCPACGKGFVLLSGLRQHQRDPPARCPQCGETFVWRCRLTEHRRNCHPAERPYKCPECGKGFAQSSKLLRHQVTHTGEKPFKCPDCGKIFSQSSNLAEHRRTHAPGKAHSCAICGKAFALGSYLAKHQATHTGARPFRCTECGKGFRQSSNLIQHQRTHTGERPYVCASCGKSFTQNSHLVKHRRVHTAERPYRCPVCGKSFRQRGNLAEHQHQHAGTRPYVCSACGKSFRWSSAFSKHQRTHLAP; from the exons AT GTTCTCAGTTGTCAAATCACATTTCTCCTGGATGGAGCGAGAGGAGGAGAGGCAGCTGTCAGACTCGGGAGAGAGGCAAGAGCTGATGGTGATCAATGCAG GCTCTGACACACCaagtgaggaagaggaggaaatggTGGAGGAAGGTGAGGAGCAAGAGACCAGGCCTTGCCCCAAAAGCTGTGATTGCCCTCAAGTGGCACCGGGGCAGAAGGACGCTGAAGCATCTGTCAGAGCAGACCCTCGACCGTTCCACTGCTCAGAGTGTGGCAAGGGATTTGCCCAGAGCTCAAACCTGGTGAAACATCAGCGGATCCACACAGGGGAACGCCCATTCCGCTGCCCTGAATGCGGCCGTGGCTTCAGCTGGAGCTCCTCGCTGGCGGAGCACCTCAAGGCACATGGTGGGCGCCGTCCCCACGCATGCGGAGAATGTGGAAAACGCTTCGCCCGTGGCTCTACGCTGGCAGAGCATCAGCGGGTGCACACGGGGGAGAAGCCCTTCCGGTGCCAACAGTGTGGGGCCCGTTTCTCACAGAGTTCCACCCTGGCGCACCACTTGCGTACGCATTCGGGCGAGCGCCCCCACACTTGCCCCGATTGCGGGAAGCGATTCGGGCGCAAGTCTACCCTCGTCACTCACCGGCGGACTCACACTGGTGAGAAGCCCTACCTCTGCAGGGAGTGCGGCCGCTGTTTCGGCGTCAGCTCTGATCTTGCCAAGCACATGCGCAACCATCGCACTAATGGCAGTAGCTGGAGAAATACCACAGTAGAGGTGCATCGCCCAACTCCAGTGCCATTTGCAGATCAGGGCACCCAGCAAAATGAAGAAGCTTCTCCGAAGAGTTCAGAAGTGGCCGGGCAGCAAAATAATTGCATAGAGGGGGACTGGGAGAAATCGTATATGTGCTCTGAGTGTGGGGATGGCTTCAGCCAGAGTTCAGAGTTGATGATGCATCAGAGGATCCATCTGAGTGAGGTTGCTAACTGCTGCCATCAGTGTGGAGAAGTTTTCCCTGACCAGTCAGAACTAGATGCTCATGTGGCAAGTCATGGTATGGAGAAGAAGCCCTACAAATGCTCTGACTGTTATGCATGCTTCTCCAAAAGCTCTGCCCTCAAGATACATCAGAGAGTACACCTTGGAGAAGTGTCCCACATTTGCCCCCAATGTGGAGAGAACTTCCCCAGCAGTTCTGGCTTGGAGCAGCACCAGAGTATGCACAACAGGGAGGAGAATCCCTttaagtgtctggagtgtgggGCCTGCTTTGCTGAGACTGCTGCTCTTGCTTCACACCAGAGAATCCACCTGGATGTGGAATCCTATTCCTGCCCCAAGTGTGAGAAAACATTTCCTGATGGTGACGAGCTGGCACTTCACCGAGTGAGTCACACTGGCAAAGGAGGCGAGGAAGAGAAGCCTTATAAATGCCCTATCTGCAGTGCTTGCTTCCCTAACAGCAGTGTTCTCACGACACATAAGATGAACCACGGGGTAGAAGAAAGATCCCACAGCTGTCACCAATGCTGTGAAACATTCCCTAGTAACTCACAGCTTGTGATTCACCAGCTGAGCCACCCAGCAGAGGCCGCCTTGGACAAGCCGTATTCGTGCACAGTATGCAGCAAGACATTTGCGCTCTTTGCCACATTGGCAGCACACGAGCGTACCCACATGTCTGACGATGATGCCTACCGTTGCCCGACATGCGGCGAACGTTTTCCAGATAGCGGCAAGCTTGGGAGGCACCAGCGACGCCACTTGGGGGAGGAGAGGCCTTTTCGGTGTCCGGCTTGTGGCAAGGGCTTTGTGCTGCTTTCCGGGCTGCGGCAGCACCAACGCGACCCTCCGGCCCGGTGTCCTCAGTGTGGCGAGACCTTTGTGTGGCGCTGCCGACTTACCGAACACCGACGCAACTGCCACCCAGCTGAGCGCCCCTATAAATGCCCTGAGTGCGGCAAGGGCTTTGCACAGAGTTCGAAGCTCCTGCGGCACCAGGTGACACATACTGGCGAGAAGCCATTTAAGTGTCCTGACTGTGGCAAAATCTTTAGCCAAAGCTCCAATCTGGCTGAACACCGGCGCACGCATGCCCCTGGCAAGGCCCACTCTTGTGCCATCTGTGGCAAGGCTTTTGCCCTGGGTTCCTATTTAGCCAAGCATCAGGCCACCCACACAGGTGCCCGTCCTTTCCGGTGCACCGAATGTGGCAAGGGTTTCCGGCAAAGCTCCAACCTCATCCAGCACCAGCGTACGCACACAGGCGAGAGACCCTATGTTTGTGCCTCCTGTGGCAAATCCTTCACCCAAAACTCACACCTGGTCAAGCACCGGCGGGTTCACACAGCCGAAAGGCCGTACCGCTGCCCTGTCTGTGGCAAGAGTTTTCGGCAGCGTGGCAATCTTGCTGAACACCAGCACCAGCATGCTGGCACTCGCCCTTATGTCTGTAGTGCTTGCGGGAAGTCATTCCGGTGGAGTTCAGCTTTCTCTAAACACCAGCGTACTCACCTTGCCCCCTGA